A part of Aegilops tauschii subsp. strangulata cultivar AL8/78 chromosome 2, Aet v6.0, whole genome shotgun sequence genomic DNA contains:
- the LOC109744794 gene encoding cysteine-rich receptor-like protein kinase 4 isoform X2 — MPPIHRWQRVSGTGDALDRSTIREATRNFSEANVIGEGGYSVVYRGQLRDGTMVAVKRLKKYYLTDKGKEDFSREVGVMSTLRHVNLAKLLYYCREEDEWILVYELMENRSLNLYIFGEENGFRSSLNWAQRLEIIGGVAVGVEFLHSKGVIHRDLNPGNILVSDTWHPKITDFATMKLFIDEKTNPALVLMPGYLAPEYSGEWALTYKCDVYSFGVVLLEIVSGRKRTDTPTLLLQAWELWDQRRIRELLDPEVAEPEGDLLSRLVRCIQIGLLCVQRLPEDRPTVTEVVELLTNTSSQLLTPQRPTQLFSIDTPGLSRTIRSDQHLPRGSQ, encoded by the exons ATGCCACCGATCCATCGCTGGCAACGCG TATCCGGCACGGGAGATGCACTTGATCGTTCTACTATAAGAGAGGCTACAAGAAATTTCTCTGAAGCAAATGTCATTGGCGAAGGTGGATATAGTGTAGTCTACAGG GGGCAGCTACGCGATGGTACAATGGTTGCTGTGAAGAGGCTCAAAAAGTATTATCTTACTGATAAGGGCAAGGAAGATTTCTCAAGGGAAGTGGGAGTGATGTCAACACTCAGGCATGTCAATCTTGCTAAGCTCCTCTACTATTGCCGGGAAGAAGATGAGTGGATACTAGTCTACGAACTGATGGAGAACAGAAGTTTGAATCTTTACATATTTG GGGAAGAAAACGGATTTCGTTCCTCACTGAATTGGGCGCAAAGACTGGAAATAATTGGTGGGGTCGCTGTAGGTGTTGAATTCCTTCACAGCAAGGGAGTCATCCACAGGGATCTAAATCCTGGCAATATACTTGTCAGTGACACGTGGCATCCCAAGATAACGGACTTTGCCACCATGAAGCTGTTTATTGACGAGAAGACAAATCCGGCATTAGTACTGATGCC GGGATATCTCGCTCCAGAGTATTCAGGGGAATGGGCCTTGACGTACAAGTGTGATGTATATAGCTTCGGAGTCGTCTTGCTTGAGATAGTCAGTGGCAGAAAGAGAACAGACACGCCAACGCTCCTTCTTCAG GCCTGGGAACTGTGGGATCAGCGTAGGATCAGGGAGCTTCTTGATCCGGAAGTGGCTGAACCTGAAGGCGACCTCTTGTCACGGCTAGTCAGGTGCATCCAGATTGGCCTTCTCTGCGTGCAGCGTTTGCCCGAGGACAGACCTACAGTGACTGAGGTTGTGGAATTGCTAACCAACACCAGCTCACAGCTCCTGACGCCACAGAGACCCACACAACTATTCTCAATCGACACACCCGGACTGAGCCGGACCATTCGATCTGACCAGCATCTCCCACGGGGATCTCAGTGA
- the LOC109744794 gene encoding cysteine-rich receptor-like protein kinase 44 isoform X1 → MDLRYVDGGQTLYLRSAKFELAVTAEAQHPQFPAPLVIGASIASLVVVLLVLCMFTMVIRRRQSLPGLSLSGTGDALDRSTIREATRNFSEANVIGEGGYSVVYRGQLRDGTMVAVKRLKKYYLTDKGKEDFSREVGVMSTLRHVNLAKLLYYCREEDEWILVYELMENRSLNLYIFGEENGFRSSLNWAQRLEIIGGVAVGVEFLHSKGVIHRDLNPGNILVSDTWHPKITDFATMKLFIDEKTNPALVLMPGYLAPEYSGEWALTYKCDVYSFGVVLLEIVSGRKRTDTPTLLLQAWELWDQRRIRELLDPEVAEPEGDLLSRLVRCIQIGLLCVQRLPEDRPTVTEVVELLTNTSSQLLTPQRPTQLFSIDTPGLSRTIRSDQHLPRGSQ, encoded by the exons ATGGATCTGCGGTATGTAGATGGAGGACAAACCCTCTATCTAAGATCTGCCAAGTTTGAATTAG CTGTAACAGCTGAAGCGCAGCACCCACAGTTTCCAGCTCCGTTGGTTATTGGTGCATCCATAGCCTCCCTCGTTGTGGTTCTCCTTGTTCTTTGTATGTTCACTATGGTGATCAGGAGACGTCAGTCGTTACCAGGACTATCAC TATCCGGCACGGGAGATGCACTTGATCGTTCTACTATAAGAGAGGCTACAAGAAATTTCTCTGAAGCAAATGTCATTGGCGAAGGTGGATATAGTGTAGTCTACAGG GGGCAGCTACGCGATGGTACAATGGTTGCTGTGAAGAGGCTCAAAAAGTATTATCTTACTGATAAGGGCAAGGAAGATTTCTCAAGGGAAGTGGGAGTGATGTCAACACTCAGGCATGTCAATCTTGCTAAGCTCCTCTACTATTGCCGGGAAGAAGATGAGTGGATACTAGTCTACGAACTGATGGAGAACAGAAGTTTGAATCTTTACATATTTG GGGAAGAAAACGGATTTCGTTCCTCACTGAATTGGGCGCAAAGACTGGAAATAATTGGTGGGGTCGCTGTAGGTGTTGAATTCCTTCACAGCAAGGGAGTCATCCACAGGGATCTAAATCCTGGCAATATACTTGTCAGTGACACGTGGCATCCCAAGATAACGGACTTTGCCACCATGAAGCTGTTTATTGACGAGAAGACAAATCCGGCATTAGTACTGATGCC GGGATATCTCGCTCCAGAGTATTCAGGGGAATGGGCCTTGACGTACAAGTGTGATGTATATAGCTTCGGAGTCGTCTTGCTTGAGATAGTCAGTGGCAGAAAGAGAACAGACACGCCAACGCTCCTTCTTCAG GCCTGGGAACTGTGGGATCAGCGTAGGATCAGGGAGCTTCTTGATCCGGAAGTGGCTGAACCTGAAGGCGACCTCTTGTCACGGCTAGTCAGGTGCATCCAGATTGGCCTTCTCTGCGTGCAGCGTTTGCCCGAGGACAGACCTACAGTGACTGAGGTTGTGGAATTGCTAACCAACACCAGCTCACAGCTCCTGACGCCACAGAGACCCACACAACTATTCTCAATCGACACACCCGGACTGAGCCGGACCATTCGATCTGACCAGCATCTCCCACGGGGATCTCAGTGA